The Deltaproteobacteria bacterium CG11_big_fil_rev_8_21_14_0_20_49_13 genome segment AATAGTTTAAAAGAGGCTCTCAAACTGTTCTCAAAGACCGGCTATCCTATCCTTGCCGGCGGTACGGACATTGTCTCCCAGTGGAAGGTCTTGGGTAAATCCCCTGATGGTGTCATTAATATCTGGGGTATCAAGGAGCTTGGCGGCATAAAAGAGGCCAACTGTTCGGTGGAGATCGGTGCGCTTGCGACTCACGCCGAGATCTACGAAAATAAGGCGGTCCTGAAATGCATTCCGGCGCTTGCAGAGGCCTGCCGGACCGTTGGTGCCGCGCAGATACAGAACAGAGGCACAATAGGCGGCAATGTAATGAACGCATCGCCTGCGGGAGACACACTCCCTGTGCTCATCGCCTACGAAACAGAGGTGGAGCTTGCGAGCGTTCGCGGTGCCCGGCTGGTCGCATTCAACGAGTTCTATAAAGGCTACCGCAAGACAGCCGCCGCGAGCGATGAGATATTAACGAAGTTCATTATAAAAAAGGGGATAAAGGGGGAACGCGCGAGTTTTGTTAAGATAGGCACCAGAAAGGCGCAGGCGATATCTAAGATATGCGCCTGTTTTCGTCATTATTCTTCGAGCGAGTCCGCTTCCAGCAGACGAGTCGAGACGCAATGTGTTGGTTCTCGACTTCGCCCGAACAATAACGCTGGCGATTTTATCATAGCTTACGGGAGCGTTGCCCCAACGCCCATTAGGTGCCCAAAGACAGAGCTGTTACTTTCCGGAAAAAAGCTGACCCGTGACCTGATAGACAAGGCCGTAAAAATGGCGAGAGAAGAGACGGCACCTATAAATGACATCCGTTCCACAAAGGATTATCGTGTCCATGTTGCGGGAACTATCCTGAAGAGATTTATTTCAGACCTGAAATAAAATTCACGTTATTCAGTATCGCCTTGGAAGTTGTTCTAACAAGAGCTATCTTGGTTTCCAATCCCAAAATTCTATCGAGCCTTCCTGCCTTGGAAGATGTCCGAAGGACCTTCTTGATAAGATGCGGTGAAAGCCAGATGGGATGGCCTTTCTCGCGCGATCGCGCAATCATGCTATCGCGCGCTCGCAGAGCGGTTGGGATGACAGCGCTATATTTGGGTGAAGCGTGGTGCAGGATCTTTTTGATGACGCTTGCCGGAACGAATGGGACGTCGACGGGGAGGATTATCGCGCCGCCGGAAATATTTTTAAGGGCGCGGAGGCCGCATTTAATAGATGAGAACTGGCCCAGACGCCATCTGCGGTTGGTGACGGTCATTGCGAGTCCGCCCTTGGCGGACGTGGCGATCTCCCTTACACAATTGTGTTCTGGAGATTGCTTTGCCCGCCCCGTAGCGCGGGGCAAGCTTGCAATGACATGTGCGTTTGCCCCAAGCACCACGAATATGGGCGAGCACCCCGCCTTTTTTAGACGCGATATCTGATCTTCAAGAAGGGTGTGATCTTCAACCTTGATGAGCGCCTTGGGAAAGCCCATTCGTTTTGAGGCGCCTGCCGAAAGAATTATAGCGGGGATGTTTTTCATAAGAATGTCATTGCGAGGGACGCGAAGCGGTACGAAGCAAACCCCCGCGAGTCAAAATATTTACGGGAGATTGCCACGCCCTTCGGGCTCGCAATGACAGAAAGAAATCAGCTCTGCAACTATACTCACCGCTATCTCAAAAGGTGTTTCACTGCCGATGTCAAGGCCGATGGGCGTTCTTACGCGCGCGAGCTGTTCATCGGTGGAACCCTTCGCTTTGTAACGCGCCTTGAACTTCTCCCATTTTGTCCTTGAGCCTATCATGCCAAGATATTTGAAAAGCTTGTCAAGGCAGTAGGCCACTATCTCTTCATCGTGCTTGTGCTGATGGGTGAGGACTATCAAATAGAGGTCACTTGTAAATTCGATCCCTTTCAGGGCGTCGCAGGGAAGTTCGTTCACCTTTTCGTCGACGATCTGAAATGCCGGGTTCTCGAGTCGTTCGCTTCGTTCATCTACGAGGGTAATGCCAAATCCAAGCTTCTTGAGAAGAGGGGAGAGCTCTGCGGCAACATGACCGGCGCCAAATATTACCACGCGTTTCGGTTCTTTATATGCTTCGAAGAAAAGTTCCGTCTCGCCGCCGCAGCACTGGCCGAGCATTGGTCCCAAGGGATAGCGTTTGGTAACGGGCTCGCCTCTTTCAAGGATTTCGAGAGCGTCTTTTATTGCCTGATGTTCGAGTGCGCCGCCGCCTATCGTTCCGGCTATGCTCCCGTCGGAGTTAACGATCATCTTGCTACCTGCGTGGCGCGGCGTGCTTCCGGAAGTCTTGGTAACTGTTATTAGAACGAAACCTTTCATAATTATGTCATCCTGAGGGCAAAGCCCGAAGGATCCAATATATCATGACGCGGCGGGGGTTCTTCGCCCTCGACAACGCATCTTCTTTGCCGCCAGTTCCACCGCCTCGAATATCTGCTGGTAGCCTGTGCAGCGG includes the following:
- the xdhC gene encoding xanthine dehydrogenase accessory protein XdhC, with amino-acid sequence MKGFVLITVTKTSGSTPRHAGSKMIVNSDGSIAGTIGGGALEHQAIKDALEILERGEPVTKRYPLGPMLGQCCGGETELFFEAYKEPKRVVIFGAGHVAAELSPLLKKLGFGITLVDERSERLENPAFQIVDEKVNELPCDALKGIEFTSDLYLIVLTHQHKHDEEIVAYCLDKLFKYLGMIGSRTKWEKFKARYKAKGSTDEQLARVRTPIGLDIGSETPFEIAVSIVAELISFCHCEPEGRGNLP